A single window of Salmo trutta unplaced genomic scaffold, fSalTru1.1, whole genome shotgun sequence DNA harbors:
- the LOC115186747 gene encoding zinc finger protein 180 yields the protein MSFSRSYSLKTHLLIHTGEKSYSCTQCGKSFTTSSNLTKHQKTHTTEKSYSCDQCGKSYHFIQSSSLIVHQRIHTGEKSYSCTQCGKSFTQASCLKVHLRTHTGEKPYHCSDCGKSFVRSSDLKSHQRTHTGEKPPYSCTQCGKSFNQSCSLISHQRTHTGEKPYSCTQCGKSFTQSSGLIAHQRTHTGEKSHSCHQCDKRYSVKRSLIKHQKIHK from the exons atGAGTTTCTCTAGATCATATTCATTGAAAACACACCTgctaattcacacaggagagaaatcttatagctgtactcaatgtgggaagagttttactacatcttccAATCTGACTAAAcatcagaaaacacacacaacagagaaatcttatagctgtgatcaatgtgggaagagttat CATTTTATTCAGTCAAGCTCCCTAAtcgtgcaccagagaatacacacaggagagaaatcttatagctgtactcaatgtgggaagagttttactcaggcaAGCTGCctgaaagtacacctgagaacacacacaggagagaaaccttaccactgctctgactgcgGAAAGAGTTTTGTTAGATCAAGTGatttaaaatcacaccagagaacacacacaggagagaaaccaccatatagctgtacacaatgtggaaagagttttaatcAGTCATGCTCcttgatatcacaccagagaacacacacaggagagaagccttatagctgtactcaatgtgggaagagttttactcagtcaagtggCCTGAtagcacaccagagaacacacacaggagagaaatctcatagctgtcatcaatgtgacaagagatactctgttAAAAggtctctgatcaaacatcagaaaatacataaatGA